The genomic segment GCAGCAATGCCAGGAAATCTTTAGAACTGAAATAGAGAAATTAATCCCTCCTGCATTCGGATGATTTTTCACAAGGACAAGGGATTCATCGCGCTGCGAAGGAGGGGtgctccccgccgcctccgTGCGTCGATGGCGCAGCGtcgggggctgccccggggggtTCCAGTTTGCAGCAATTACCTCCTGCGACCTGGCACACAAAACTTCCTTCCAGCTGCCGTTCTCCTGCCTGGAAAACGCTTTGAGGGATTTTAACAGAGCCGAGCCGAACATCCACGTGAGTCTCTCAGTCTGGGTGCACGTCCCAAAGCGCTGTAGATGAGCCTGGTGTGGTCGGGGTGAGCAGCACCGAGTGCTGGGTACCAACTTACGGCTTAGTCGAGAGAACAGGACAGAGCTGACTGGGAATGCAGAGCAGTTCTCTCTTGTTTCAAACACAAAATCTTGAAGTGGTAATTGCGCAGGCAGGTAGGGATCGTCTCATGGTGGGAATTAAGCTGCGATCGTAGAGGTTGAACGTGAAGtgatttctgtgtatttgtaaGAATGGTgtttcttttaatctgttttaaaatacatcagtcTTCtgatcttaggaaaaaaatgttatgctgAGATGATTAAGAAACTACGAGACCTCgcatttttcagaaaggctATTTTTAGGTCTGTGCTTTACAGCGCAGATTTTTGCAGAACGATTTATTTAACCGCGCGAAGAGGCAGGCACCGCTCGCTCGGAGGAAACGCCAGCGCCAAGGGGACTCAAGGACAAACGTCTGCGTGATGTGCGCTCTGCTCGGCCCTGGCTACCTGGCAAGAACTTTGAAGAAAAGGAGTCAGGCACCTTAAAAACGCACCTCTATCTGTTTCTGAAAGGCGTTGTGAGTGGTGGCAGTCTGTGTCATTCCCGGTAAGTGGGCAGAGCTGCGCGGTGTTTTGGAGATTACAGTAACGTTTTCTCTAACCCGTGTGGCTTTTGCTAAAAGCAATTGTAAACGATTTAAACACTTGAACAACCTCTAAAGGAGCAGTGGGCGAAGGAGCGCTAATGAGCGCAATTAGCTTGGCCTGCCGCAAAATCCTTGACGAAGGCTGGGTGCCGTCGGAGAGGCCAGAACCGCGCGAGGGGGTCAGACGGCAGCCGAGGAGGAGGCGCGCGGCTTGCTGCGGGGAGCGGCCCACCCCGGCACGAGGCTCTGCCGCTGGGAGCCGCGGGCACCGGCGGGCTGGGCTCCTTTTTCCCCGTCGGAGAACTGATCGCAGCACCCACTTCGTGCCCGCTTCCCACGCGGAGCACGGGCAGGCTGCAGCCGCAGGCGTTGCGCAGGTCTCCTCGCTGCCCCAGTGCGGATGGCACGTGAGTGTCTGCCGCCTGTTTTATCTTCCCTTATCTGATAGATAAGCAGCGGAGAATTAGGGTTATTTTTATGGCTTCGGGTTGCAGTTGGTGGCTCATCCGGAAGGCACACAAAGGCGGCATTACATGATCTTAGCGCTGTAACCGTGCTTCTCCTGCCTCCTTGTAACCCGCTCCTGCCTAGTGGGAAGGAAGCgacccccctgccctcctcgcTGCCTCGTCTCACGGCCGTGAGTCCACCCCGCTGCCCTCCTGCGCTGAAGCGGAGCCGCACAGTGACAAAGGGGCAAGGCGTGTGGGACCAGACAGGGAGTGCAGGGGGACGTGGCTCCCCGGGCTCTCCAATCCCTTTAAATGCGTTTATCAGCTCTCGTTTGGACGCTGTTGAATTTTCCGTTCGCTAAAGCAGGTGTCCGAAAACCTGCCGGTAGCTGGTGCAGCCTTGACTTTCACAGGGTACCTGGGCTGATACTAAAATCCAGTGCCAATAATCTTACCtgcctcagaaagaaaaaaagaaaaaagcaaacacaaaccCACCCCATCTCTGCAGGCAGCGTGCTACAGGTTTTAGGTTTTCTggtgattttccttttaaactgcCCAGCGGGGCGTTATTCAGGCGGCTGCTTCGGGGGACCAGTCCACCATGCGGTCTCAGTTCTGGACCCTTTCTGCTGGGAGTTTTCCATTGTGCAATCGCATTAAATCTGAGGCGACTGACAAGAGCGCAGCGGTCCCTAACTCTGCGCAAGGTTAAATGGCTGAAATAAAAACCGACGGAAAAGAAAACGCGGTGAAATAAGCTGGCTTCTCGTGTACTGGCAGGCGGCCCCGGGAGGTCAGGGCCTGGGCGCTGGCCCAGCCACCAGTTGGGGAGCGCGGCGCAGGCCGAGCGGTGCGGGCTCCGTGAATCACGTCGCAGGTTGGCTCCTGGCTCAGCTTCTCATCCTCTTCCGCGCACACGCATGAGATACGCAGGCAGGCTGCGTTCAAAGTCGCCGTTTTTAATAACGCCTGTTCGTGGAGCGTTGTGCTGCCCAGACGTGGGGGCTCTGGAGTTTCTCTCCCGCCTGTACGAGCGGTGCGCCTCGTGCTGCCCTCACCGGGAGGGGGAGGCGCTCTGCAAGGCAGCAGGGGCACCTTGCACCTGCAAGAGCCGATGaatttgcaaaagcaaaggGGAGGGCAACGCTTCAacaagaatttttgttttggaacCTCTCAAAAGCCACTTCGCCGGGCAGAGCCTCgccctgcaaagcagcagcaggagtaaCAGTGACCGCAGGcaaggctcctgctgctctgcacacgCGGTGGGGCTGCTGTCCTGTCGAGGCGTTAGGCTGCACCTGCAGGGtattattttgtccttttgttcTCCCCTGTGCTGAGGGCAGGCGGTGTCACCTCCTCGCCCGGAGCACGGACGCTGAGTGCCACGGCCTCTGCCCTGGGAGCAGCGCCGTTCCCAGCGTGCGAGCGCGGGGCCCAGCAGCGCTGGCGCGGGCGTCCCGCCGGCAGGAGCCCTGTCCGGGGTGCCTGGGGACCCTGCCCTGGAGCCCTCAGCTGGGGCAGTCCTCGAGCAGGCGCCGAACCCTGCAGGGCTCCTTGGGTGAGCCTGGGGGACGGGTTCCTCTGTGTCCTGTTGTTCCAGGAGCCATTAGGTTGTGCAGCTAGCAGGgttttgaggagaaaaatgggaagCTGTACCCGTCGAGGTCTGCGAAGCGTCAGTCGATCGCACAAAGTAACCTATATATGCGCCCGTGTTGCGAAACGGTATTTTTGGTTTAAAGCTGTGCGAGACAGACCagtaagttaaaaataaatccccaGAACGCAGTGCATCtaaaaacaaattgtttatTACTGGCTATTATATTTATACCAGCCGTGGGATATTCAACTACTGGCATGggaacagcaaaacacagttcTTAATTCTCGTTTTGGGCAGCAACGCAACAAGCTGCAGCTGTGAGAGttcagactgaagaaaacagagcatgGACTTGGGCCCCTGCGCAGCTCCCTGGGAGCAAAACCAGAGGTCAGGCAGCCGCCGAGGGCTGTGCTGGCACGGCCTGGTGTTGGCGTTCTCGTTAAAACTGCTTCTTGGTCAGATTaaaccacacacacagagacGCGCTGCTGTACAGCACGCTGCTGCCTGAGGGCTCTGCTCGGGCCCTCTGTGCCCCCACAGGAATTcctttctgcctccctcctggcAGAGCCACGCAGACAACGAACAAGTCCGTGTCGGAGCCGTTTTTCACATCCTGCCCGTCTCCATCTCTTGCCCAGCTGGTGCCATTTTCCCTGTCAATCTCTGTTACGCGACAAGGGTAGATGCCCCATGTTAATGAATAATTAGATGTAAATTAACAACAGAGGTGAAAACTCAGCCTTGTGCTTCCCTAGATcatgtaaaaggaaaagaaagcagccacaaaatgaattttatttactgGTGAAGGATGCTGGAGTGCCTTTTGTAAGGATTGTGTAATAACTTTACGAGTGCCTTGTAATGAAAACCAAGTGTCAGGAATGTTCCCTTTTAATGTTTGCGAGTGTATGTATAAAATCTTAGTCACTTGCCATCTTTCTGttctaaaatacaaatgaaattgCGACACCTGGTCCAAAGCTGGtgcaggaatatttttaatagctggAGTTTTCATTAATGCAGCTCATAGCACACCGGCTACAAGGGCAAAATGTACAAAAGGCATGTTCTTAACGGGGTCTGTTCTGCTCAGCGTCCGCTCTGCTCTGCATCAGctgaatgaggaaaataaaaaccatggTGTCAGTACCTTGAACACAGCCCattctttccagtgttttcctGCCGCTTCAGCTGACGGTACTGTGCCTGTGCTCAACGACTGACTAAACGCTCTGTGTATTTAAAGgttaaagtaattaaaaatgtcaaatcattttcttttttcagtagAACATCCTTCAGGTGCGTAGCCTTCCTACCAGCGGCAGTTGTAGCAGGTTTGCTGTCTCCTAGCCGTGCACGCAGCGCGTTGAGCACACAGCCACGCGCAGTAGTTTCCGTTCGTGGAAGCTGCGCGGGGGCTCTGCTGCGAGACACGcttctgtctcctgctgcttttcttgtcCGCTAGGAAAAGGCAGCGCTCAGAGACTGGAAACCACTCTCCCCCCTGAGCCCCTCCCCAGAATCACAGATCTGAAGAACGCTTCCCTGCTAATCGTTTTTCCTACCTGAGCATGAGACCGCTGAGTTTATTTTCAGCCTCGCCACCAGTCGCCTACCTGCGGAAGCAAGGCAGTGAATGTCGAGATAAGTGCCCGCCCCAGCAGGACTCAGGGTAACGTCTGTCCAAACAGCAACAGTGTGAGATAGCGTGAGTAGGGAATGACTCAGTAAAACCAGCTGATAAGAGAGAAAATCTAATGGACTTAAGTATCATTAGAAGAAAGCTGTCAGGTGTGATGACAGCCTGCTCCACGGCACTGCTACTCAGTCAGGTACGCGTACGGCTGCTGCTCCTTACAGCCACCGACAGCAACCACAGAAAATTTGCTGCGTAACTGCAGGTATTTGTATCCTCTGTAATTGTTTCTGCTTCCcattcccttctgtttttccccaggTACGACTTGTTTGATCGCGCTGCTGTCAGATAAAGAACTCACGGTGGCCAACGTCGGCGACTCGCGGGGAGTGCTGTGTGACAAGGACGGGAACGCCATCCCCTTGTCCCACGACCACAAGCCCTACCAgctgaaagagaggaagaggattAAAAGAGCTGGTGAGTTACAGCGTTTGTGCTTCGGATTGAAGgttcatctttattttctctcctctgtcaATAATGCAGACTTTTCCCCTGTGAGACACTGAGAGCACCAGAGCGAGGAATCAGCAGATAAAACCTTCCATTATTAATACAGCTCTGTTCAGAGGGGTTCGTGGTGCAGACAAATGGAAGCTCCCTTAATGAGGCGGTGTCAAAGTAAGAGCAGCCTTCATCTCCAACAGGCAGTGCGCCGTCCTGGCCAGTTCCCCTGCGATCTCTGCGGGGAGCACATTaacaaccagcagcagcacccttaCAGGCGCCTCACGGCCGCATCGTGGCAGCAGCCCTCGTCTAAGAGGCTGGGTCTGAAGCTCAGCGAGGTTTAGTTTCTAAAATAAGCAGACGTGAATCTAATTCATTACAACTATTTTTCGTTCCCATATAATGACTGTTAACGAGCACAAAGGTATGTTGTAGCAGGAGTACAGAGTCAGTAACCTTTCCACAATAAATCTTCCTAGCTTGCTTACCCTGTCACTTCAGCGACCCCCTGGGCTGGAAGTTACATTTTGAGCATCGAGTTTAATAGCCAATTCTCCACGAGTTTGTCAGAGCCTCTTTTGAACCCATTTCTGTTTTGGCTcccacagcagcctgcagcagggaattatttgataaagaaaaaagtgttaaacCTACTGATGAGCGTTGCCTCTAGAGATGCATTGTTTCTCTGCTTCAAATTCTTCATCTCTAAAGtggaaataacacatttttcccTGAGcgtaaagcatttttaaaacctgCAGGTTATCCGTATGCCCACCCCAGTATAAATGCCTGTACGTGTCAAATGCCCGCCTGCTCAGTTTGCTTTTATCGCTGAGGAAGCGTGAGAGCAGTGCGATTCTTCCTGCTGCTACACAGAGACCCAAGGTCGTGTAAGCTCCCcaaggggaaataaaaagtttaCAGATCCTAAGAAGAAGGAATAGGAAAATCTTGGTCTCCCTTTGCTTCAGCTGCGTACTTGGGAGATGTATTCATAAAAACTGGAGAGTTTTCCATTTAGCAGTTCAAGTTCCTGAGGCCTCCTTTAACAACATCATCCGGGTGCTCAGTACAATTGTTCACTTAGAGAAGGCCTTCACTTACTcaatatttgattatttttattttcattgtttatgtTGAAATGAGTCTTTATaatacagaaacatgaaaaatgaaccTGGATTTTTGCAGGAATTTCCAACTTTGGAATAAGTTAATTTAATAGACAGGTAAACATTATAATTACCTGCAGCTGAACAAGAAATATTCAAGTGAGCGTAATAACTTAACGAATTTACTTACCTGTTACCTACTGAAAAGTCACTTTGTACGCAGCAGCACCGCCTGCAAAGGCTGGCGTAAGCGTGCTGCAGCGGGTCAGCAGCATCAGCTCCCTCCTCTGTAAGCCCAGTAACGGATGGCAGCAGTGCTCTCCTCTAATTGTGTGTGTAATGTGTGCTTAAACTGCCTCTGCCTAATTGCGTTTTGCTTCCCCTGTCATTCCAATACGTACACACGATTACACTCCGGGTTACTACAGCTCTAACcacttctgaagaaaagccCTGTGCTGGTGAATAGGTGGCTGTGCAACGGACAGCTCAGATGCCCTCCAAAcacgcagcagcagctggacagGGCTCGTTTGGCTGCCTGGCTGAAGTGGAGTCACAGTAGGGTAAAATCAGAGCTGAAAACACTCTGATAACTACAACGAACAGCCGCGTTTCTAAGAGCACCAAATACAGATACAGACACCAGTTCGTGTAACCTGGTTGTGTTTTAATGCTCCATGTTGGGCATTTCACAAATCAGTTGTCCTCAAGGGACTCTGACTTTTGATTCGTGTTAAGCTGGAGGCAATCCTGCTGTGCATCGCTGCAGACGGTGGCACACGAACGCACAGACGTGAAATTGAAGGTGCTGCCATTCTGCTGTGACCTCGAGGCCCTGTGTCGTTCCCCTCCTAAGGCAGTCGGGCTGTGTACCGGCCAGGCGCTGGCTGGATCAGTCATTGGTATCAGTGCAAAACCCATCTTGCTATGAGCAACCTCCAAATACTGTGACACATTTTCAATTGGAAGTAGCCTTCCTTAATCGTGGTGATGgtcagtcagtcagtcagaTCCCACCCTGCATTCTTCTAGCCTAAAATTTTGTGATTGCTTTGTTCACAACATTTTTCTGGGTTTGACACACCTCATTTGGGGCAGTTTGCTAGAAGAGCCTACAAATGTTTTTGCACTTGCTTCTTTCCTAACGCCTTAAGTGAGATTTGGGTCCTGCTGCAGGCGTTGTCACTGTTATGTTTCCTTCAGGGATCTTCTGAGGTGGGGAGACATGAGCTTCACTGAAAAAGGAGGGCTTTACTGACACAAGAATATAAAGACTcgctttcagtattttcattctaaCATCGCCACGAGGCTTGCCGAGCAGTAACTTGTGCAGCACAGGAACACCTGTCTGCGTTCAGTACGGTGCAGTCTCACTGGGGACTACAAAGCTGCTTCGCTCAAAAGCACAGCCACTCGTGTGCTCCAGCTGTTCCAGCAGCACGAGCAGGCGGGCACAGTCCCGCTCTTTGTTGCAGCACTGTGGCATTTACTGAGGACATCTCCTATTTTTTGAGATATGTAACATTGATGTACCTCAGGACACCACATCTCGAATTTTTGGGCGGATCTGACAGCGAGCCGGGGAAGGTTCTAACAGTGTTTGTGTTTCTCTCCAGGTGGATTCATCAGCTTTAACGGCTCCTGGCGTGTTCAGGGGATCCTGGCCATGTCCCGCTCGTTGGGGGATTACCCTCTGAAGAACCTGAATGTTGTCATTCCTGACCCCGACATTCTCACCTTTGACCTGGACAAACTGCAGCCAGAGTTCATGATCCTGGCATCCGACGGTCTGTGGGATGCTTTCAGCAACGAGGAGGCTGTCCGATTCATCAAGGAACGCTTGGATGAACCACACTTTGGTGCCAAGAGTATAGTTCTACAGTCCTTTTACAGAGGATGCCCTGATAATATAACAGTGATGGTGGTGAAGTTCAGGAatagcagcaaaacagaagaacaatAATTACCAGTGGTTCTCTGCCTCACGCTGAACTTAAAACAAACtcttacattttaaacataGTCGAAGGCTCTAGTAAATACCATTAAGATTCTCCACAAAAAGAACAGATCCCTCTGGTCTTTGTTCTTTGCTTAACAGAAGGAGCAATACAACAAACACATTTTGAGTGATTATAAGAATTAAGTTCGTTCACACGTATCTGTCTCCCGTGACCTTGCTGCTCCTTAGAAGCTAACTGTAATCTTccatttcagaattttctttaaaaatcctgCGTATGcttttcacttgattttttaCCTCTCATTTCTAATAGAGGTTTGTTGAGATGCACAGCGGGgcagggcagcgctgctgctAATAGCAGGTGGTAGGAGTGATGGTGCTTTTCACTTGTAGGTGTGACTTTTCAGAACGATGCTCTAATGTGtctcatctcttttctttttaatctgcagTGATAAGGATGTGTTGGAGGAGGTCTGTGATTGTCGGGCTGTTACTGGTACAAGGAGGACGAGGAGCCAGCTGTCACCCGCTGTCACACAGCTGGCTCGCGCTTTgctccccctcccaccccccattAAATAAACCCCTGCCGAGCACGTGGTTAGGTGTAGGTACTGAGCTACCCGAAGACACATGCTTGTTCAGTCCGTGCGTTGCTTTACTAGCATTTCTTCTATGCCACGTTGTTAAAGTCCAGCAGGATACTGGCGGTCTGAGGTCTGTCACCTTCtctatcaaaaagaaaaaaaaaaaagctctgttgTGCTAGCAGCATGACTGTCATTCGCTGAGACTcacctttttgttatttttttcacatggaCTTTTCATAGGCATGTAAGAAAACAATGCAAgataaaattcatttcattaGTGACTGTTCGGAGAACTAATCAAAGCAGAAGTTCCTTAGAGCTACCTAGGTGGAAGTCACGCCTCTTAAAGACTTCTTTGTAGCACCGCAGATTAATTTGTGGTTTTAATCTGGGGGAAGGCCTCCTTAGAACGTTTTTTTGGTATAATGTATTAATGCCTAACAGTGTCATCGCACTGTTGAGATGAAAGTTTGTGATAAAtctagataaaatatttttagatctAACTTTCACtatttaactgtattttggAATCTGTGACTGTTGTAAGTTTAAGCAATGGCATTCTAAGTGTGCCATCTGGTAACTTAGTTGGCTGCTTCATGAGCAAgtggcagcagtggcagcatgACAGGGCAGCACGCGTCAGGGGAACAGAGCCGGGGCCCGAGTCGGATGTTAGTGTTTTGGGTGGCTTGCGTACCTGTATCATGTCCCCTGGGACTCCTCCCTCCCTTCGGAACGTGCTCCTGGATGATCCGCTGGCGTCTCTTGTCTTGGAGGTAGTGGAAGTTCTCCATACTTGGTCCCTGGGCTGAACCAGGGCCATCGGCTGTAATTATAGAGTGACTAACACTGTCTGCTTCTTGGGTGAGGATACAAGAGTAATTAGACAAAAAGCTATCGCCCTAAAGCATGTTCTGGGAAAGTGGCTTGCAGGGCTCTAAAACGCTGTGATCTGTTGTGGCTGTGTTAGCAGGTAGGATGTCTCTCAAGACAAAGATGAGAgcacaaattctgctttctgtgcaggAAGGAATTCCCATCT from the Cygnus olor isolate bCygOlo1 chromosome 9, bCygOlo1.pri.v2, whole genome shotgun sequence genome contains:
- the PPM1L gene encoding protein phosphatase 1L isoform X2 — its product is MRVCLGLSGNGLTAQLKGTAARGTIKSAAEYVKSRLPEVLKQHLQDYEKDKENSVLSYQTILEQQILSIDREMLEKLTVSYDEAGTTCLIALLSDKELTVANVGDSRGVLCDKDGNAIPLSHDHKPYQLKERKRIKRAGGFISFNGSWRVQGILAMSRSLGDYPLKNLNVVIPDPDILTFDLDKLQPEFMILASDGLWDAFSNEEAVRFIKERLDEPHFGAKSIVLQSFYRGCPDNITVMVVKFRNSSKTEEQ
- the PPM1L gene encoding protein phosphatase 1L isoform X3, producing the protein MLRCSASAAEYVKSRLPEVLKQHLQDYEKDKENSVLSYQTILEQQILSIDREMLEKLTVSYDEAGTTCLIALLSDKELTVANVGDSRGVLCDKDGNAIPLSHDHKPYQLKERKRIKRAGGFISFNGSWRVQGILAMSRSLGDYPLKNLNVVIPDPDILTFDLDKLQPEFMILASDGLWDAFSNEEAVRFIKERLDEPHFGAKSIVLQSFYRGCPDNITVMVVKFRNSSKTEEQ